Proteins from one Desulfonema limicola genomic window:
- a CDS encoding McrB family protein: MKEQILQLWKDWTKSLNQLYYKEEKEKCIKLIKDYACFYNAIDFIKKVQVHKGTGIDIQDFTGCQVFKIELKDENSELIYSFPAVINDDNVFARYEFYEEKDYYTSFITSGDGKKHVNGFIEVLYFNDVDDISFNPDDDDNKTLFKKEYRVLFDFINSFQGLFVASRLQTMFTNNHFHQWIELLKWFDDPKNSLPKMRYNYKESKILDNYKIWKFIGFYINNKIPLFSQEDTDIINWLLQIFSQNQDTLEKFNEKGSYKDEIDKIQSALEEFLQLIDINEDDQYEKIIFKDFEHEKKDDIEPLINEKFKILHFLDFAYNYLQKNKYRLNINELLISQKAVVLYGPPGTGKTHHAKEEAEYFITEYCKQIDYKDDKLLKEILIGKVQFHPSYNYEDFIEGIKPVGINEQGTPKFQLTNGIFKSFCKKAGVLEVWYAENIDGNENFEKVSLKKFIENTKDKLEKFYEILDEEQIIYWKPILEKFKEIYNKAQSEDNNSDEELNEGSVNKDEDYLNEIDINESIQSYLPPFFIIIDEINRAELSRVFGELMLCLEYRGVEGKISTPYSEIIKSLNEEEEVYKIVKFYNERGENYFFIPHNLYVIGTMNTIDRSVDSIDFALRRRFVWKEVPPNPYLLFILLNKLSKDMGIDFEIESIITLKKNFNDLNNYIKSSEFHLNKEYCIGHTYFLKILNYYNGKESLPDAQKKLWKNHLQSLLMEYGRGILSEDDLNEENKEGFLGKCKNIFYNN; encoded by the coding sequence ATGAAAGAACAAATTTTGCAGTTATGGAAAGATTGGACAAAGAGTTTAAATCAACTCTACTATAAAGAAGAAAAAGAGAAATGTATAAAACTGATTAAAGACTATGCCTGTTTTTATAATGCGATTGATTTTATAAAAAAAGTTCAAGTTCATAAAGGCACTGGTATTGATATTCAAGATTTTACTGGCTGTCAAGTATTCAAAATTGAACTGAAAGATGAAAACAGTGAACTTATATACAGCTTTCCTGCTGTTATAAATGATGATAATGTTTTTGCTCGCTATGAATTTTATGAAGAAAAGGATTATTATACATCATTTATTACTTCTGGTGATGGAAAGAAACACGTTAACGGTTTTATTGAAGTGCTTTATTTTAATGATGTTGATGATATTAGTTTTAACCCGGATGATGACGACAATAAAACTCTTTTTAAAAAAGAATATAGGGTTCTATTTGATTTTATTAATTCTTTCCAAGGATTATTTGTTGCTTCACGATTACAAACCATGTTTACCAATAACCATTTCCACCAATGGATTGAATTATTAAAATGGTTTGATGATCCAAAAAATTCTTTGCCGAAGATGAGATATAATTATAAAGAATCAAAAATTTTAGACAACTACAAAATTTGGAAATTCATTGGCTTTTATATTAATAATAAAATTCCTTTATTTTCACAAGAAGACACTGATATTATAAACTGGTTACTTCAAATATTTTCTCAAAATCAAGATACTCTTGAAAAATTTAATGAAAAAGGTAGTTATAAAGATGAAATAGATAAAATTCAAAGCGCACTGGAAGAATTTTTACAACTAATAGATATTAACGAAGACGACCAATATGAAAAAATTATTTTTAAAGATTTCGAACATGAAAAGAAAGATGATATCGAACCTTTAATTAATGAAAAGTTCAAAATATTGCATTTCTTAGATTTTGCTTATAATTATCTTCAAAAAAACAAATATCGCTTAAATATTAATGAATTACTTATATCGCAAAAAGCAGTTGTGTTATATGGTCCTCCAGGAACAGGAAAGACACATCATGCAAAAGAGGAAGCTGAATATTTTATAACTGAATATTGCAAACAGATTGATTATAAAGATGATAAATTATTGAAAGAAATATTGATTGGTAAAGTTCAATTTCATCCTTCATATAACTACGAGGATTTTATTGAAGGTATTAAACCGGTAGGGATTAATGAGCAAGGAACGCCAAAATTTCAATTGACTAATGGAATATTTAAATCTTTTTGTAAAAAAGCAGGTGTATTAGAAGTATGGTATGCAGAAAATATTGATGGAAATGAAAACTTTGAAAAAGTAAGCTTAAAAAAGTTTATTGAAAATACAAAAGATAAATTGGAAAAATTCTATGAAATTCTTGATGAAGAGCAGATTATTTATTGGAAACCAATATTAGAAAAATTTAAAGAGATATATAATAAAGCACAATCAGAAGACAATAATTCTGATGAAGAATTGAATGAAGGCTCCGTAAATAAAGATGAAGATTATCTAAATGAAATTGATATAAATGAATCAATTCAAAGCTATCTCCCCCCCTTTTTTATAATAATAGATGAAATTAATAGAGCGGAACTTTCCAGAGTATTTGGAGAATTGATGCTGTGTCTTGAGTACCGTGGCGTTGAAGGTAAAATATCAACGCCCTATTCAGAGATAATAAAATCATTGAATGAGGAAGAAGAAGTATATAAAATTGTTAAATTTTACAATGAAAGGGGAGAAAATTATTTTTTTATTCCACACAATTTGTATGTAATTGGAACTATGAATACTATTGATCGGTCTGTTGATAGCATAGATTTTGCTTTAAGACGTAGGTTCGTTTGGAAAGAAGTACCACCTAACCCATACTTACTGTTTATTTTGTTAAATAAGCTATCAAAGGATATGGGGATTGACTTTGAAATAGAATCCATAATTACATTAAAGAAAAATTTTAATGACTTAAATAACTATATTAAAAGCTCAGAATTTCATCTAAATAAAGAATATTGCATCGGCCATACATATTTTTTAAAAATTCTTAATTACTATAATGGAAAAGAGAGTTTGCCAGATGCTCAAAAAAAATTATGGAAAAATCACTTACAATCTTTATTAATGGAATATGGTCGGGGTATTTTATCAGAAGATGATCTTAATGAAGAAAATAAAGAAGGTTTCCTTGGAAAATGCAAAAATATTTTTTACAATAATTAA
- a CDS encoding 5-methylcytosine restriction system specificity protein McrC yields the protein MKNTIYLQDNTRYELSQDGLSKKNSSGYIKVDETYTSDYFRKTLLEISSYLSLDNINALSKDKLIIFGNEFEFNNNQIFINVTGYDKLYIDTGNLIGNITKNNQKINIGSRFGDHFLRFLLSTTEGFLELEDMGTSPSGSSQIWVLIWLWKVLLKKAFLLGVPKSYQKRKKKLSLLRGHFDITQYMKQPYFSGSLPCIYYEHSSNNPVTQLIYLTFSAIDRLPERVLISDISDIKQYINQITIKPKKLYDFFAFDANQIIRNPLFYPYIEIVDLSRKILRFLGADPLIDKDDSIFSGFLFDISMLFEHYIRKLIRTIKGVKITPKLTEKSSDKMNVPVWGQKRYRSLLPDVIFEYEGKKCLIDVKYKRFFPSLGVSREDTNQIITYIARYSSKYKDNLKHFSFVFPCENEQEILFNSKTYQKTSIGSEEFYFKVFFIFVPKLEDVNQENENISIWKNQMNESQNNLKNQIIEFLCQTP from the coding sequence ATGAAAAATACTATCTATTTACAGGATAACACTCGCTATGAGCTTTCTCAAGATGGTTTATCTAAAAAGAATAGCAGCGGATATATAAAAGTTGATGAGACATATACATCTGATTATTTTCGAAAAACTTTATTAGAAATTTCCTCTTATCTTTCTTTAGATAATATAAATGCTTTATCCAAAGATAAACTTATTATCTTTGGTAATGAGTTTGAATTTAATAATAACCAGATATTTATCAATGTTACTGGATATGATAAATTATATATTGATACTGGCAACTTAATAGGGAATATTACAAAAAATAATCAAAAAATTAATATCGGCTCAAGATTCGGTGATCATTTTTTGCGGTTTCTTCTTTCTACCACAGAAGGTTTTCTGGAACTAGAAGATATGGGAACTTCTCCTTCTGGCTCCTCACAGATATGGGTATTAATCTGGTTATGGAAAGTATTATTAAAAAAAGCATTCTTATTGGGAGTACCTAAATCATATCAAAAAAGAAAAAAAAAACTTTCTTTGTTAAGAGGACATTTTGACATAACTCAATACATGAAACAACCATATTTTTCCGGTTCATTACCCTGCATCTATTATGAACACAGTTCTAATAATCCAGTTACACAGCTCATATATTTGACTTTTTCTGCAATTGATAGACTGCCAGAAAGAGTATTAATTTCTGATATTAGTGATATTAAGCAATATATTAACCAAATTACCATAAAACCTAAAAAACTGTATGATTTTTTTGCATTTGATGCAAATCAGATAATTAGAAATCCTCTTTTCTATCCTTATATCGAAATTGTCGATTTAAGTAGAAAAATATTACGTTTTCTAGGAGCAGATCCATTAATTGATAAAGATGATAGTATATTTAGTGGATTTCTTTTTGATATTTCAATGTTATTTGAACATTATATCAGAAAGTTAATAAGAACAATTAAAGGAGTAAAAATAACCCCAAAACTAACTGAAAAATCATCAGATAAAATGAATGTACCTGTATGGGGCCAAAAGAGGTATAGATCATTATTACCTGATGTTATTTTTGAATACGAAGGAAAAAAATGTCTCATTGATGTTAAATATAAAAGATTCTTTCCATCATTAGGTGTTTCAAGAGAAGATACAAATCAGATTATTACATACATCGCCAGATATAGCTCAAAATATAAAGATAATTTAAAGCATTTTAGTTTTGTATTTCCTTGCGAAAATGAGCAAGAAATTTTATTTAATTCAAAAACATATCAAAAGACTTCAATTGGGAGTGAAGAATTTTATTTCAAAGTTTTTTTTATATTTGTTCCAAAATTAGAGGATGTAAATCAGGAAAATGAAAATATTTCGATTTGGAAAAATCAAATGAATGAGTCCCAGAATAATCTAAAAAACCAAATCATAGAATTTCTTTGCCAGACCCCTTAA
- a CDS encoding GNAT family N-acetyltransferase has protein sequence MKQPTFNTDRLTLRPFSRDDAENVQRLAGRKQIASKTIPIPHPYELHMAYEWIGTHNQLFEKGEVVNFAVTHRLEKYLVGCVGLNINKKYEMAELGYWIGIEYWGNGYCTEASKKVLEYGFETLNLNRIFAYHFGSNPASGRVMEKIGMKYEGFLRQAIKKWGKFEDSVVYGVLKSDLN, from the coding sequence ATGAAACAGCCAACATTTAATACTGACCGGTTAACACTCAGACCGTTTTCAAGGGATGATGCAGAAAATGTCCAAAGATTAGCAGGTAGGAAACAAATTGCTTCAAAAACTATTCCGATACCACATCCATATGAATTGCATATGGCCTATGAATGGATAGGAACCCATAATCAACTATTTGAAAAAGGAGAGGTTGTTAATTTTGCTGTTACCCATAGACTGGAAAAATATCTTGTTGGCTGTGTGGGACTGAATATCAATAAAAAATATGAAATGGCAGAATTGGGCTATTGGATAGGAATTGAGTACTGGGGTAACGGTTATTGCACTGAGGCCAGCAAAAAAGTTCTTGAATATGGCTTTGAAACCCTGAACCTAAACAGGATATTTGCTTATCACTTTGGCAGTAATCCGGCATCTGGAAGGGTTATGGAAAAGATTGGAATGAAATATGAGGGCTTTTTAAGGCAGGCTATAAAGAAATGGGGTAAATTTGAGGATAGTGTTGTGTATGGTGTTCTTAAAAGTGATTTAAATTAA
- a CDS encoding ISKra4 family transposase: MKVINIADRTEHIQQASNVEKYISESKAKFNLIISEVVNSKSLEAHKTESMIFKRLLELGLFLLKLYFASQNQGDYGKTIETAQGQAKRGRTSEKTYFSIFGKIKISRYLYHTDNKTFAPLDILLNLPIRCYSYFLSEMFNLLNIKDAYSEGVIFVKKFFGQQVSISASETISGESSSCYEEFYELGKTLKEHEEKKDYTAVSFDGKGVPMIKKEAAKITGRQGKGKKKQKKKESLVGAKYNINANIRTADDVANNLVYPEKKESETENKQEKAQNIRYIASIAKPKKEVMEEIYDEVKNENFSKTPLLCLMDGSLYLWEQLKTVFKDISNKVCILDIIHVLEYIWLIAHMMYKEGSEDAKKYVYKKLKLILEGKISSYIMELQTEMQKTKWKKKSHQEKFKKVITYFKNHREYMKYDEYLAKGYPIGTGVVESACSHVVKDRMEISGARWGINGAESVLRLRSVVKSKDWDSYWEFFTSQVREKDFIADDYNSLNIKEKVCA; the protein is encoded by the coding sequence ATGAAAGTGATAAATATTGCCGACAGGACTGAACATATCCAACAAGCTTCTAATGTTGAAAAATATATAAGTGAAAGCAAAGCAAAATTCAACCTTATTATATCTGAAGTTGTAAATAGTAAGAGCCTGGAAGCTCATAAAACTGAATCCATGATCTTCAAACGACTGTTGGAACTCGGTCTTTTTTTGCTGAAACTGTATTTTGCAAGTCAGAATCAAGGAGATTATGGAAAAACAATTGAAACAGCGCAAGGGCAGGCAAAGCGAGGAAGAACGAGTGAAAAGACATATTTTTCAATTTTCGGAAAAATAAAGATTTCCCGATATTTGTATCATACAGACAATAAAACTTTTGCTCCTTTGGATATTTTATTGAATCTGCCGATTCGATGTTATTCATATTTTTTATCAGAAATGTTTAATTTGTTGAATATTAAAGATGCTTATTCAGAAGGCGTTATTTTTGTTAAAAAATTTTTCGGTCAGCAGGTTTCCATTTCTGCATCTGAAACAATTTCCGGTGAGAGTTCATCCTGCTATGAAGAATTTTACGAACTCGGAAAAACACTTAAGGAGCATGAAGAAAAGAAAGACTATACAGCAGTGAGCTTTGATGGCAAAGGAGTTCCGATGATAAAAAAGGAAGCTGCAAAGATTACAGGGAGGCAAGGTAAAGGAAAGAAAAAACAAAAAAAGAAGGAATCTTTGGTAGGAGCCAAATACAACATTAACGCAAATATACGAACTGCCGATGATGTTGCTAATAACCTGGTATATCCTGAGAAAAAAGAAAGTGAGACTGAAAATAAACAGGAAAAAGCTCAAAACATCAGATATATCGCCAGTATAGCAAAACCTAAGAAAGAAGTGATGGAAGAAATTTATGATGAAGTAAAGAATGAGAATTTTTCCAAGACACCTTTGCTCTGCCTTATGGACGGCTCATTGTACCTTTGGGAACAGTTAAAAACTGTTTTCAAAGATATTTCAAACAAGGTTTGTATCCTTGATATTATTCATGTTTTAGAGTATATCTGGCTGATAGCTCACATGATGTATAAAGAAGGTAGTGAGGATGCGAAGAAATATGTATATAAAAAATTAAAACTTATATTGGAAGGAAAAATTTCATCATATATTATGGAACTTCAGACAGAAATGCAGAAAACGAAATGGAAGAAGAAGTCTCATCAGGAAAAGTTCAAAAAAGTTATAACATATTTTAAAAATCACAGGGAGTACATGAAATATGATGAGTATTTGGCTAAAGGCTATCCAATAGGAACTGGAGTTGTTGAATCAGCTTGCAGTCATGTGGTCAAAGACAGAATGGAAATTTCCGGAGCCAGGTGGGGTATTAACGGGGCAGAGTCAGTTTTAAGATTAAGATCTGTTGTTAAAAGTAAGGATTGGGATAGTTACTGGGAATTTTTTACAAGTCAGGTTAGAGAAAAAGACTTTATAGCGGATGATTATAATTCCCTTAATATAAAAGAAAAAGTTTGTGCTTAA
- a CDS encoding helicase-related protein yields the protein MYTDTMNFLKDFLAKKLDVSIGCLSGAGGLRRDNSGSWQSCTKEKIKMFLRNRDIKILICTDAAGEGLNLQYCGVLIST from the coding sequence ATGTACACAGATACAATGAATTTCCTAAAAGATTTTCTTGCAAAAAAACTTGATGTATCTATCGGATGTTTGTCAGGGGCAGGAGGACTGCGAAGGGATAATTCAGGTTCATGGCAGTCCTGCACAAAGGAAAAGATAAAAATGTTTCTGCGAAACCGCGATATAAAGATACTGATCTGCACAGATGCGGCAGGGGAAGGCTTAAACCTTCAATATTGCGGTGTTCTTATAAGTACCTAA
- a CDS encoding ABC transporter substrate-binding protein, producing MKKIFIFVFISILLTAGILPANARDLVASMGQLPVLIEDKDKGPFVELVKAIDDVYTKGKIIREVYPFKRSLANVVDGKADFHIPLIKNPLVSEDTLPFRYSSIPTGPVAFVIYSHKDNPLTKQDISDAADSRDIPFPYQIDTLQGHADFFNFPVVENYDFESALKRVSIKRIDAIIMPQEECDSIIKKMKIKDIHRALYYEFDSMIILPKGIQGSETDLIITNALKQLKSEGQLEKINEKIHKPYIDWQPYKDNF from the coding sequence ATGAAAAAGATTTTCATCTTTGTATTTATCAGCATCTTATTGACAGCAGGTATATTGCCTGCAAATGCCAGGGATCTGGTTGCAAGTATGGGGCAGCTTCCCGTACTTATTGAGGACAAAGACAAGGGGCCCTTCGTAGAACTGGTCAAAGCTATTGACGATGTTTACACCAAAGGCAAAATCATAAGAGAGGTTTATCCGTTTAAACGTTCATTAGCTAATGTTGTTGATGGAAAAGCTGATTTTCACATACCTCTTATAAAAAATCCCCTGGTTTCTGAAGACACTCTTCCTTTCAGATATTCATCTATTCCCACGGGGCCTGTTGCATTTGTGATTTATTCTCACAAAGATAATCCCCTGACAAAACAGGATATTTCAGATGCAGCAGACAGCAGGGACATTCCTTTTCCTTATCAAATAGATACATTGCAGGGACATGCTGATTTTTTCAATTTTCCTGTGGTAGAAAATTATGATTTTGAAAGCGCGCTTAAAAGGGTAAGTATTAAAAGGATTGACGCTATTATCATGCCCCAGGAAGAATGTGATTCAATTATAAAAAAAATGAAGATCAAGGATATTCACAGGGCGCTTTATTATGAATTTGATTCTATGATTATACTTCCAAAAGGAATACAAGGCAGTGAAACAGACCTGATTATTACCAATGCACTGAAACAATTAAAATCTGAAGGACAGCTTGAAAAGATAAATGAGAAAATTCACAAACCCTATATTGACTGGCAGCCTTACAAAGACAATTTCTAA
- a CDS encoding PocR ligand-binding domain-containing protein translates to MKYTFKELVDIKKLQELTDEMYIATSTPSSIITTEGEILTGSGWQRICTDFHRKHPQCARECIESDTNLKKNFDKDHNFVIYECPRGLIDALFPIIIQGEHLANFFVGQVFLKPPDRDREEFFRNQARRFGFNEKEYMSAFREIPVFPEHKLRAAASFLSKFAAWVADTGLARLNELEALEKLRKNEAELVQHQEALEKRIISLTRPLAKDHKIDFHDLFNLQEIQNIQDNFAQISGVASLIISPEGIPITKPSRFCRLCSDIIRKTEKGLKNCHCSDTFIGRYHPDGPVVQTCLSGGLWDAGTSININEQHVASWLIGQVRNEAQDEKKILEYALEIGADPLAFKEAFQEVPVMSKQKFENIAKALYVFAGQLSQMAFYNVQQARLIAEIKASKTEIFQANERLRLSEEKYRSYVSHSPLGIIIADQDGKFTEINKAAANILKYFEDELTGMSFSQIVNQTKHSPPGDVFTNLKETGYVSREELLICKDGSIITAFLDGVFLGTTTYMIFISDRTEQKKLEMQIRQSQKMEAIGVLAGGIAHDFNNILFPIIAFSDMLLDDLSFDSPYRSNVEAILRAALRAGDLVKQILGFSRHEKQEENPLKIQVILKEVLKLIRATLPATIEIEQDIDQECGFVLADPTQIHQIIMNLTINAFHAMQENGGVLTIQLKSLDIQNTITDSKLEPGAYICLKIKDTGTGIEPENLKKIFEPYFTTKNQDKGTGLGLSVVQGIVAKYRGHIQVGSTLGKGSIFEVYFPVYAQENKDKIRYETSICSKCGKEKILLVDDEKDIAQVETQILERLGYKVETKLDPLDALEEFKNHPDKYDLLISDMTMPKMAGDILSSEILKIRPDLPIIICTGFSEKMTHETAELMGIKGLLIKPMIKSEMAEMIRNVLDADLKGQKKSI, encoded by the coding sequence ATGAAATATACCTTTAAAGAGCTTGTTGATATTAAAAAACTGCAAGAACTGACTGATGAAATGTATATTGCCACGTCAACGCCTTCTTCAATTATTACCACAGAAGGAGAAATTCTTACAGGTTCAGGCTGGCAGAGGATTTGTACGGATTTTCACAGAAAGCATCCCCAATGTGCCAGGGAATGTATTGAAAGTGATACAAATCTTAAAAAAAACTTTGATAAAGACCATAATTTTGTAATTTATGAATGTCCCAGGGGACTGATTGATGCTTTGTTTCCCATCATAATTCAGGGAGAGCATCTTGCAAATTTTTTTGTAGGCCAGGTTTTTTTAAAACCTCCAGACAGGGACAGGGAAGAATTTTTCAGGAACCAGGCTCGAAGATTTGGATTTAATGAAAAAGAATATATGAGCGCATTCAGGGAAATACCGGTTTTCCCTGAACATAAGCTCAGGGCGGCAGCCTCTTTTTTATCCAAATTTGCAGCTTGGGTTGCAGATACGGGACTTGCCAGGCTGAATGAACTTGAGGCATTGGAAAAACTGCGTAAAAATGAAGCTGAACTGGTACAGCATCAGGAAGCACTCGAAAAACGCATCATCTCTTTGACCAGGCCGCTTGCCAAAGATCATAAAATTGATTTTCACGATCTTTTTAATTTACAGGAGATTCAAAATATCCAGGATAATTTTGCACAAATATCAGGGGTAGCTTCCCTTATCATTTCTCCTGAAGGTATTCCCATTACAAAGCCAAGCAGGTTCTGCCGGTTATGCAGTGATATAATCCGCAAAACTGAAAAAGGATTAAAAAACTGCCATTGTTCAGATACTTTTATAGGAAGATACCATCCAGACGGCCCTGTTGTACAAACCTGTCTCAGCGGGGGATTATGGGATGCAGGAACAAGCATCAATATTAATGAGCAGCATGTGGCAAGCTGGCTTATCGGCCAGGTTAGAAATGAAGCCCAGGATGAAAAAAAAATCCTGGAATATGCCCTGGAAATCGGTGCTGATCCCCTGGCTTTTAAGGAAGCTTTCCAGGAAGTGCCTGTAATGTCAAAACAAAAATTTGAAAACATTGCAAAAGCATTATATGTTTTTGCAGGCCAGCTTTCCCAGATGGCTTTTTACAATGTCCAGCAGGCAAGGCTGATTGCCGAGATTAAAGCATCAAAAACAGAGATATTTCAAGCCAATGAAAGATTAAGGCTTAGTGAAGAAAAATACCGCTCCTATGTAAGCCATTCTCCCCTGGGAATCATAATTGCAGATCAAGATGGTAAATTTACAGAGATTAACAAAGCTGCTGCAAATATATTAAAATATTTTGAAGATGAATTAACAGGCATGTCTTTTAGCCAGATTGTAAATCAAACAAAACACAGCCCGCCCGGGGATGTTTTTACCAATCTTAAAGAAACAGGGTATGTGAGCCGGGAAGAATTATTAATATGTAAAGACGGATCAATCATAACTGCATTTCTGGACGGTGTTTTTCTAGGCACTACAACATATATGATATTCATCTCTGACCGTACAGAACAGAAAAAGCTTGAAATGCAGATCCGTCAAAGCCAGAAAATGGAGGCTATTGGAGTACTGGCAGGCGGGATTGCCCATGATTTTAATAATATTTTATTTCCCATCATTGCTTTTTCAGACATGCTTTTAGATGACCTGTCTTTTGACAGTCCTTATAGATCAAATGTAGAAGCCATTTTGAGGGCTGCACTGCGTGCAGGTGATCTTGTTAAACAAATACTTGGATTCAGCCGTCATGAGAAACAGGAAGAAAACCCGTTAAAGATCCAGGTGATATTAAAAGAGGTATTAAAGCTGATACGCGCCACGCTTCCAGCCACCATTGAGATAGAACAGGACATAGACCAGGAGTGCGGGTTTGTTCTTGCAGACCCGACCCAGATTCATCAGATAATTATGAATCTGACTATCAATGCCTTTCATGCAATGCAGGAAAATGGGGGAGTATTAACTATTCAATTAAAAAGCTTAGATATACAAAACACCATTACAGACTCAAAACTTGAACCAGGAGCTTATATATGCCTTAAAATCAAAGATACCGGAACAGGCATAGAACCAGAAAACCTTAAAAAAATTTTTGAGCCTTATTTTACAACTAAAAATCAAGACAAAGGCACAGGTTTGGGACTTTCTGTGGTTCAAGGAATTGTTGCAAAGTACAGGGGGCATATCCAGGTTGGCAGCACTCTGGGCAAAGGCAGTATTTTTGAAGTATATTTTCCTGTTTATGCACAAGAAAATAAAGACAAGATCAGATATGAAACCTCTATTTGTTCAAAATGCGGCAAAGAAAAGATTTTACTGGTTGATGATGAAAAAGATATAGCCCAGGTTGAAACCCAGATACTCGAGCGCCTCGGTTATAAGGTTGAAACTAAACTAGATCCCCTTGATGCCCTTGAAGAATTTAAAAACCATCCTGACAAATATGATCTTTTAATATCAGATATGACAATGCCAAAAATGGCTGGAGACATTCTTTCATCAGAGATTTTAAAAATACGTCCCGA